The following proteins come from a genomic window of Trinickia caryophylli:
- a CDS encoding carbohydrate porin: protein MVSTSSFSPALRRCTVSVALAFACLGGAGARAAGTSDSADAQPAANANANANGAANGETQAPQAEQSLWTRDTLLGDIGGVRPWLGKYGVTLGIVETSEYLANLRGGLRRGGTYDGVTTVTLGVDTEKAFGLKGGSFNVSALQIHGRHLSENNLGTLNTASGIEAQDTTRLWELWYQQSLLNDRLDVKVGQQAIDQEFMTSQYASTFIGTMFGWPGVPSYDMPSGGPAYPLAALGVRARAHIAPSLTAMAGIFDGDPLGNDAGNRSGTNFNLHNGALYIGELQYAINQPAEGDGAPGKTTHTGLPGTYKIGVWYNNGRFADQQTAALHRGNYSFYAVADQMIWRPDPSGARSVGVFARVMGAPGDRNLASVSANLGVVMKAPFAGRENDSVGLGLAYIKVGNHARASDIDNGYVPRGSETALEATYQYQVAPWWQIQGDLQYTFNAGAGQNPNDQTKALRNTFVVGVRTNITF from the coding sequence ATGGTGTCGACATCCTCGTTCTCGCCCGCGCTGCGCCGGTGCACCGTGTCCGTCGCTCTTGCCTTTGCCTGCCTCGGCGGCGCGGGCGCCCGTGCAGCCGGTACGTCCGATTCGGCCGATGCCCAACCCGCGGCGAACGCGAACGCGAACGCCAACGGCGCGGCGAATGGCGAAACGCAAGCTCCGCAAGCGGAGCAGAGCCTCTGGACGCGCGACACGCTGCTGGGCGACATCGGCGGCGTGCGCCCATGGCTCGGCAAATATGGCGTGACGCTCGGCATCGTCGAAACGAGTGAATACCTCGCCAACCTGCGCGGCGGGCTCAGGCGCGGCGGTACCTACGATGGCGTCACGACGGTGACCCTCGGTGTCGACACTGAAAAGGCGTTTGGTCTGAAAGGCGGCTCGTTCAACGTCAGCGCGCTGCAGATCCACGGTCGCCACTTGAGCGAAAACAATCTGGGCACGCTGAACACGGCGAGCGGCATCGAGGCACAGGATACGACGCGGCTGTGGGAGCTCTGGTACCAGCAGTCGCTACTGAACGACCGGCTCGACGTGAAGGTCGGTCAACAGGCGATCGACCAGGAGTTCATGACGAGCCAGTATGCGAGCACGTTCATCGGCACGATGTTCGGCTGGCCCGGCGTACCCTCATACGATATGCCGAGCGGCGGCCCCGCGTATCCGCTGGCGGCGCTCGGCGTGCGCGCACGCGCGCACATCGCGCCGTCGCTCACGGCCATGGCCGGCATATTCGACGGCGATCCGCTCGGCAACGATGCGGGCAACCGCAGCGGCACGAACTTCAATCTGCATAACGGCGCCCTCTATATCGGCGAATTGCAGTATGCGATCAATCAGCCCGCCGAGGGCGACGGCGCGCCGGGCAAGACCACGCACACCGGTTTGCCCGGTACCTACAAGATCGGTGTCTGGTACAACAATGGGCGCTTTGCGGATCAGCAAACCGCTGCGCTTCATCGCGGCAATTACAGTTTTTACGCCGTTGCCGACCAGATGATCTGGCGCCCGGATCCGAGCGGCGCCCGCAGCGTAGGGGTGTTCGCACGCGTCATGGGCGCCCCCGGGGACCGCAATCTCGCGAGCGTCAGCGCCAACCTGGGCGTGGTCATGAAGGCGCCGTTCGCAGGGCGAGAAAACGACAGCGTCGGGCTCGGCCTCGCCTATATCAAGGTGGGCAACCACGCACGCGCCTCGGATATCGACAACGGCTATGTGCCGCGCGGCAGCGAAACGGCGCTCGAGGCAACCTATCAATACCAGGTCGCGCCATGGTGGCAAATTCAGGGAGACCTGCAATACACGTTCAATGCGGGCGCGGGCCAGAACCCGAACGACCAGACGAAAGCGCTGCGCAACACGTTCGTCGTCGGCGTGCGCACGAACATCACGTTCTGA
- a CDS encoding ATP adenylyltransferase family protein → MSSPSPQPGWLQRAIVERARHALACGALQPIETSLATIDDGGVRFAVRQVSSLVRKARERPAARGDDFDPFLPYDPDLFVADLSPTHVALLNKFNVIDHHLLIVTRAFEDQETLLGLADFEAWNLCLQALDGWLGFYNGGVQAGASQRHKHMQAVAPALGEAGMPLPIAPLLDAAPRDGRVCTVAGLPFAHAFCRLTSERGEAAPAMLAAYRRLLDTLGVSALASPADARQSAPYNLLVTSRWMLAVPRTAESAEGVAVNALGFAGSLFVRDATQMEAVRRVGPLRLLQRVARPLAGGNRGSSGG, encoded by the coding sequence ATGTCGTCCCCATCCCCCCAGCCCGGCTGGTTGCAGCGAGCAATCGTCGAGCGGGCTCGCCACGCGCTTGCGTGCGGCGCGCTGCAGCCGATCGAGACCTCACTGGCGACGATCGACGACGGCGGCGTGCGCTTCGCCGTGCGGCAGGTGTCGAGCCTCGTTCGCAAGGCCCGCGAACGGCCGGCCGCCCGCGGCGATGACTTCGATCCGTTCCTGCCCTACGATCCGGATCTGTTTGTCGCCGATCTTTCGCCGACGCACGTCGCCTTGCTGAACAAATTCAACGTCATCGACCATCATCTGTTGATCGTCACGCGTGCGTTCGAAGATCAGGAAACACTGCTCGGACTGGCCGATTTCGAAGCGTGGAATCTGTGCCTGCAGGCGCTCGACGGCTGGCTCGGCTTTTACAACGGTGGCGTGCAAGCAGGCGCCAGCCAGCGGCACAAACACATGCAAGCCGTTGCGCCGGCGCTCGGAGAGGCCGGCATGCCACTGCCCATCGCGCCGCTCCTCGATGCCGCGCCGCGAGACGGCCGCGTCTGCACGGTGGCGGGGCTGCCTTTCGCCCATGCTTTTTGCCGCCTTACGTCCGAGCGCGGCGAGGCGGCGCCGGCGATGCTCGCGGCCTATCGCCGGCTGCTCGACACGCTAGGCGTGAGCGCGCTCGCCAGCCCCGCCGATGCGCGACAGAGCGCGCCGTACAATCTGCTCGTCACATCTCGGTGGATGCTCGCGGTGCCGCGCACGGCCGAAAGCGCCGAAGGCGTCGCGGTCAACGCGCTCGGATTCGCCGGCTCGCTGTTCGTGCGCGATGCGACGCAGATGGAAGCCGTCCGCCGAGTCGGTCCACTGCGGCTTTTGCAGCGCGTGGCCCGCCCGCTCGCCGGCGGCAACCGTGGCAGCAGCGGCGGCTGA
- a CDS encoding SH3 domain-containing C40 family peptidase, with protein sequence MRFLDMAGRLRLSLAALCLALGACATQPSPTTRQAYTDPIALYPMAAYDQNVDRWIDPSSPGYDKPFLGAADQRRHLDALYARYFGTLARDPSPWNAAFIDSRVYVKHGEDIVDLQLRRIGRYDNEGKADKRIGYGQNYRPHTSAWIDAIETNMDIAQFTRAPHYVPDARSIAVDNLLVRELPTMDPSFFSHTLAGEGYPFDNLQVSGVRPGTPLYVLGRSADRAWAYVQTPDVQGWVQARGLASIDDAFANDWRRAARASWGAIIAASAAVTDENGVFRFEAPAGTLLPLVNATAAATTATASAPATPATAPAARYTVLVPARGIDGHAVARRAHLTANQVAPMPLAATPRHLAQLIKALIGRPYGWGNTGFYNDCSSELQSMFAAFGIWLPRHSSTQMSAGHMTDLSADTPAERVDYLLRHGEPMRTLIYIGGHVMLYLGPIRRDGQTVPLVYQDIWGLRPADDSRRAVIGGSAILPLLLRIPEDPALQSLAGTPTFQMSVIGSPSGSAPAADEENPAG encoded by the coding sequence ATGCGCTTTCTCGACATGGCCGGCAGGCTTCGACTGAGCCTTGCCGCCCTGTGCCTCGCGCTGGGCGCGTGCGCCACTCAGCCCTCGCCCACGACCAGGCAGGCCTATACCGATCCGATCGCGCTCTATCCGATGGCCGCCTATGACCAGAACGTCGATCGGTGGATCGACCCATCGAGCCCCGGCTATGACAAGCCCTTCCTCGGTGCCGCCGATCAGCGCCGCCACCTGGATGCGCTCTACGCGCGTTACTTCGGCACCCTGGCGCGCGACCCGTCCCCGTGGAACGCGGCGTTCATCGACTCGCGAGTCTACGTCAAGCACGGGGAGGACATCGTCGACCTTCAGCTCCGGCGCATCGGCCGGTACGACAACGAAGGCAAGGCCGACAAGCGCATCGGCTACGGCCAAAACTATCGCCCTCATACATCGGCCTGGATCGATGCAATCGAAACGAACATGGATATCGCGCAGTTCACGCGCGCGCCGCACTACGTGCCGGACGCACGGTCGATCGCTGTCGACAACCTGCTCGTTCGCGAGTTGCCGACCATGGACCCGTCGTTCTTCTCGCATACCCTCGCGGGCGAAGGCTATCCGTTCGACAACCTGCAGGTATCGGGCGTGCGCCCCGGCACGCCGCTCTATGTGCTCGGGCGCAGCGCCGACCGGGCATGGGCTTATGTGCAAACGCCCGACGTGCAGGGTTGGGTTCAGGCACGGGGGCTCGCCTCGATCGACGACGCGTTTGCCAACGACTGGCGTCGCGCCGCGCGCGCTTCATGGGGTGCCATCATCGCGGCATCGGCCGCCGTCACCGACGAGAACGGCGTATTCCGCTTCGAGGCACCGGCGGGCACGCTATTGCCGCTAGTGAACGCAACGGCCGCGGCGACCACCGCAACCGCCAGTGCGCCCGCAACACCCGCCACGGCACCCGCCGCCCGCTACACCGTGCTGGTCCCCGCGCGCGGCATCGATGGTCACGCTGTCGCACGCCGCGCCCATCTTACGGCCAACCAGGTCGCACCGATGCCGCTTGCGGCCACGCCGCGCCATTTGGCGCAGCTCATCAAGGCGCTGATCGGGCGGCCCTACGGTTGGGGCAACACGGGCTTCTACAACGATTGTTCGTCGGAACTCCAAAGCATGTTCGCCGCTTTCGGGATCTGGTTGCCACGCCACTCGTCGACGCAAATGAGCGCCGGCCACATGACCGATCTGTCGGCCGACACACCCGCCGAGCGCGTCGATTACCTGCTTCGCCATGGAGAGCCGATGCGCACGCTGATATACATCGGCGGCCACGTCATGCTCTATCTGGGACCGATTCGCCGCGACGGCCAGACCGTCCCGCTCGTGTATCAGGACATCTGGGGACTGCGGCCCGCGGACGACAGCCGGCGGGCCGTCATCGGCGGCTCGGCGATCCTGCCGCTCTTATTGAGGATTCCCGAGGATCCCGCGCTGCAATCGCTAGCGGGCACACCCACGTTCCAGATGAGCGTCATCGGCTCGCCGAGCGGCTCGGCACCGGCCGCCGACGAGGAAAACCCCGCAGGCTGA
- a CDS encoding MFS transporter, producing the protein MSSMTESARAARHRTPLNRSQIAGFWGAWAGWTLDGMDSFIYALVLTPALTELLPRSGYEATPANIGLAGSILFALFLVGWGLSFIWGPLADRFGRTKVLAGTIFTFAIFTGLAATAHDVWQLGTYRFLAGVGIGGEWALAGTYVAEAWPEDRRKMGAGYLQTGYYAGFFLAAALNYTVGVHFGWRAMFLTGAVPVVLAIIILLRVKEPEKWKKAEARAMPARPLREILGAHYRRRTWVACALLTIAIVGLWAGAVYEPSAVIQLAMRSGMSKADAIKTASLATGLLSIGTILGCLALPPLAERIGRKKTLAVYFAGMAISIAGSFGWAFYLPNGLAPFIAWLFALGFFGGNFALFSLWLPEQFETRVRATAFAFCTSLGRFVGAGVNFALGAAVLHTHTLGLPVALTAVAFVIGLAIIPFAPETRGETLPQ; encoded by the coding sequence ATGAGCTCAATGACGGAAAGCGCGCGTGCGGCACGACATCGCACGCCGCTCAATCGCTCGCAGATAGCGGGCTTCTGGGGCGCATGGGCAGGATGGACGCTCGACGGCATGGATTCGTTTATTTACGCACTCGTGCTGACGCCCGCCCTGACGGAACTGCTGCCGCGCTCGGGCTACGAAGCTACACCGGCGAACATCGGCCTCGCCGGATCGATCCTTTTCGCGCTGTTTCTGGTCGGATGGGGGCTGTCGTTCATCTGGGGGCCGCTGGCCGATCGATTCGGCCGCACGAAGGTGCTGGCCGGCACGATCTTCACGTTCGCGATCTTCACGGGGTTGGCCGCGACCGCGCACGATGTCTGGCAACTCGGGACCTATCGGTTCCTGGCCGGCGTGGGAATCGGAGGCGAGTGGGCGCTCGCCGGCACGTACGTGGCGGAGGCGTGGCCCGAGGACCGCCGCAAGATGGGCGCGGGTTATCTGCAGACCGGCTATTACGCGGGCTTTTTCCTCGCCGCCGCGCTCAACTATACGGTCGGCGTGCACTTCGGCTGGCGCGCGATGTTCCTCACGGGTGCCGTGCCGGTCGTGCTTGCGATCATCATTTTGCTGCGCGTGAAGGAGCCGGAAAAATGGAAGAAGGCCGAGGCGCGCGCGATGCCGGCGCGCCCACTGCGCGAAATCCTCGGTGCGCATTACCGGCGCCGCACCTGGGTGGCCTGCGCGCTCTTGACGATCGCCATCGTCGGTCTCTGGGCTGGCGCCGTCTACGAGCCCTCCGCCGTCATCCAACTGGCCATGCGTTCCGGCATGTCGAAAGCGGACGCGATCAAGACGGCTTCGCTTGCGACCGGACTGCTGTCGATCGGCACGATTCTCGGCTGCCTCGCGTTGCCGCCGCTCGCCGAACGCATCGGCCGCAAGAAGACGCTCGCCGTCTATTTTGCGGGCATGGCGATATCGATCGCGGGCAGCTTCGGCTGGGCATTCTATCTGCCCAACGGGCTCGCGCCGTTCATCGCATGGCTGTTCGCGCTGGGCTTTTTCGGCGGCAACTTCGCACTCTTCAGCCTCTGGCTGCCCGAGCAGTTCGAGACGCGCGTCAGGGCGACCGCCTTTGCGTTTTGCACTTCGCTCGGACGCTTCGTAGGCGCTGGCGTCAACTTCGCGCTCGGTGCCGCCGTGCTGCACACCCACACGCTCGGCTTGCCGGTTGCGCTGACCGCCGTCGCCTTCGTCATCGGTCTGGCGATCATTCCGTTCGCGCCCGAGACGCGCGGCGAAACGCTGCCTCAGTAA
- a CDS encoding GntR family transcriptional regulator yields the protein MDQATNRFPLDEADALPLAIAPAAPRMSAAKMVADALRTAIVEGTLAPGAPLRQDAVARHFSVSAIPVREALRQLESEGWAKVELNKGATVAPLLADEAREIYEIRASLESLAVSLAIPAHTEATLRVAQSLCDAARNEPDPALYVARNEAFHMSLYAPAARPQLMELITTLHRRGERYLRVKFGLPDRKDVSDREHAAILRAVRRGEVATAQKLLTEHLLDTGELLYRMLAEGSSDAGRTGAKRARERRAASASHSKKA from the coding sequence ATGGATCAAGCAACGAATCGTTTTCCCTTAGACGAGGCCGACGCGCTGCCGCTGGCCATCGCCCCGGCGGCGCCGCGAATGAGTGCGGCGAAAATGGTGGCCGACGCGCTGCGCACTGCAATCGTCGAAGGCACGCTCGCGCCGGGGGCACCGCTGCGACAGGACGCGGTTGCACGGCATTTCTCTGTCAGCGCTATTCCGGTGCGCGAGGCCTTGCGCCAGCTCGAGAGCGAGGGCTGGGCGAAAGTCGAGCTGAACAAGGGCGCCACCGTGGCGCCGCTGTTAGCCGACGAAGCGCGCGAGATCTACGAGATCCGCGCCTCGCTCGAAAGCCTGGCGGTCTCTCTGGCCATACCGGCTCATACGGAGGCGACGCTGCGCGTAGCGCAAAGCCTCTGCGACGCCGCGCGCAACGAGCCGGATCCGGCGCTTTACGTCGCGCGCAACGAAGCGTTTCATATGAGCCTGTACGCCCCGGCGGCAAGGCCGCAGCTGATGGAGCTGATCACCACGCTTCACCGCCGCGGCGAGCGCTATTTGCGCGTGAAGTTCGGCCTGCCCGACCGCAAGGACGTATCGGACCGCGAGCATGCGGCGATCTTGCGAGCCGTGCGCCGGGGCGAGGTGGCAACGGCGCAGAAATTGCTGACCGAACACCTGCTCGATACGGGCGAGCTGCTTTATCGTATGCTCGCCGAAGGCAGCTCCGACGCGGGGCGTACCGGCGCCAAACGCGCACGCGAGCGGCGTGCGGCCTCCGCGTCCCACTCGAAGAAGGCATGA
- the mdcA gene encoding malonate decarboxylase subunit alpha — translation MNTTIDTPAAARSWTTLRDEKARRLALVEPWLEEGVLPRARIVDALQALVCPGDRVALEGDNQKQADFLSRALAQVEPKKVHDVHLLISSISRPEHLTLFERGIAHRVDFSFAGPQSLRVAQLLEDGQLEVGAIHTYVELYARMFVDLTPRVALLCAEQADRHGNLYTGPNTEDTPTIAEAAAFRHGIVIVQVNEIVDELPRVDIPGSWVDVVVEADRPFAVEPLFTRDPRHIGDLQVLTAMMVIRGIYEPYGVTSLNHGIGFDTAAIELILPTYGAELGLKGKICRNWTLNPHPTLIPAIESGWVDSVHCFGSEVGMEAYIAARPDVFFTGSDGSLRSNRVLCQLAGQYGVDLFIGSTLQIDGDANSSTVTRGRLAGFGGAPNMGHDPRGRRHASEAWLKLMSPQGANDGGASGIARGHKLVVQLAETYKKGGEPTFVEALDAVAVGEKSGMPIAPVMIYGDDVSHVVTEEGIAYLHKAQGTEERRAALAAVAGVTPIGLRADPARTAELRRRGIVAYPEDLGIRRAQAKRSMLAARSIDDLVEWSGGLYAPPARFRSW, via the coding sequence ATGAACACGACCATCGATACGCCCGCCGCCGCCCGGTCCTGGACGACCTTGCGCGACGAGAAAGCGCGACGGCTCGCGCTCGTCGAACCCTGGCTCGAAGAGGGCGTGCTGCCGCGCGCGCGCATCGTCGACGCCCTGCAGGCGCTCGTGTGCCCCGGCGACCGCGTCGCGCTCGAAGGCGACAATCAAAAGCAGGCCGACTTTCTCTCGCGCGCCTTGGCGCAGGTGGAGCCGAAGAAGGTGCATGACGTGCATCTGCTGATCTCGAGCATCAGCCGTCCCGAGCATCTGACGCTGTTCGAGCGCGGCATCGCGCATCGCGTCGATTTTTCGTTTGCCGGGCCGCAGAGCCTGCGCGTCGCGCAACTGCTCGAAGACGGCCAACTCGAAGTCGGGGCGATCCATACCTACGTCGAGCTGTACGCGCGCATGTTCGTAGACCTCACGCCGCGCGTGGCTTTGCTGTGCGCCGAGCAGGCGGACCGTCACGGCAATCTGTACACGGGGCCCAATACCGAAGACACGCCGACGATCGCCGAAGCGGCCGCATTCCGGCACGGCATCGTAATCGTTCAGGTGAACGAGATCGTCGACGAACTGCCGCGCGTCGACATTCCCGGCTCCTGGGTGGATGTGGTGGTCGAGGCCGACCGCCCGTTCGCGGTCGAGCCGCTCTTCACGCGCGACCCGCGCCATATCGGCGACTTGCAGGTATTGACCGCGATGATGGTGATTCGCGGCATCTACGAGCCGTACGGCGTCACGTCGCTCAATCACGGCATTGGATTCGACACCGCGGCGATCGAGCTGATACTGCCGACATATGGCGCGGAATTGGGCCTCAAGGGCAAGATCTGCCGCAATTGGACGCTCAACCCGCACCCCACATTGATTCCGGCGATCGAATCGGGCTGGGTCGACAGCGTGCACTGCTTCGGCAGCGAAGTGGGCATGGAAGCCTATATCGCCGCCCGGCCCGATGTGTTCTTCACGGGCAGCGACGGCAGTCTGCGATCGAATCGCGTGCTTTGCCAGCTCGCGGGGCAGTACGGCGTCGATCTTTTCATCGGCTCGACATTGCAGATCGACGGCGATGCGAATTCCTCCACGGTGACGCGCGGACGGCTCGCCGGATTCGGCGGCGCGCCGAACATGGGACATGACCCGCGCGGGCGCCGCCATGCGAGCGAGGCATGGCTCAAATTGATGAGCCCGCAAGGCGCGAACGACGGCGGGGCATCGGGCATCGCGCGCGGACACAAGCTCGTCGTGCAGCTGGCGGAAACCTACAAGAAAGGCGGCGAGCCAACCTTCGTCGAAGCGCTCGACGCGGTGGCCGTCGGCGAAAAAAGCGGCATGCCGATCGCACCGGTCATGATCTACGGCGACGACGTCAGCCACGTCGTGACCGAGGAAGGCATTGCCTACCTGCACAAGGCGCAAGGCACCGAGGAGCGGCGCGCGGCGCTCGCGGCGGTGGCCGGCGTCACGCCCATCGGCCTGCGGGCCGATCCTGCCCGCACAGCGGAACTCAGGCGCCGCGGCATCGTCGCGTACCCGGAGGATCTCGGCATCCGCCGCGCCCAGGCCAAGCGTTCGATGCTGGCCGCGCGCAGCATCGACGATCTGGTCGAATGGTCCGGCGGGCTTTATGCACCACCGGCGCGCTTCCGGAGCTGGTGA
- a CDS encoding triphosphoribosyl-dephospho-CoA synthase, whose translation MRPGPNTMGAASLAARNAGETENALTARLASFAVDALVEEANLTPKPALVDRRGSGAHRDLDLARMMRSAHALAPTFAALAQASRTRRPSALLRTDLAAIGRAGEADMMAATGGSNTHRGAIWIVGLLVAGATISHDALGTSDPQAVCGFGAQIACFPDYAATASDSNGSRVCERYGIGGARREAQEGFPHVLHAGLPALVAARRRGYGENAARIDALLAIMTTLDDTCLLHRAGMPALVAAKRGARAVLDAGGSASLPGRAALYRLERELTAMNASPGGAADLLAATLFIDKLVRYGTGGRRTAWNI comes from the coding sequence ATGCGGCCCGGCCCGAACACGATGGGCGCGGCCAGCCTCGCCGCGCGCAACGCCGGGGAGACAGAGAACGCGCTCACCGCCAGACTCGCGTCGTTCGCCGTCGACGCGCTCGTCGAAGAGGCCAACCTCACACCGAAGCCCGCGCTCGTCGACCGGCGCGGCAGCGGTGCGCATCGCGACCTCGATCTCGCGCGCATGATGCGCTCGGCCCACGCCCTGGCACCCACGTTCGCCGCCTTGGCCCAGGCCAGCCGCACGCGCCGCCCCTCCGCCTTGCTGCGCACGGACCTCGCCGCCATCGGGCGGGCCGGCGAAGCCGACATGATGGCGGCCACGGGCGGCAGCAATACGCACCGCGGCGCGATCTGGATCGTCGGCCTGCTCGTTGCGGGCGCAACGATTTCGCACGATGCGCTGGGCACCTCGGATCCACAGGCAGTCTGCGGCTTCGGCGCGCAGATCGCCTGCTTTCCCGACTATGCGGCAACGGCGTCCGACAGCAACGGTTCGCGCGTATGCGAACGCTACGGCATAGGCGGTGCGCGTCGCGAGGCGCAGGAAGGATTTCCGCACGTACTGCACGCCGGCTTGCCCGCGCTCGTCGCGGCGCGGCGCCGGGGCTACGGAGAAAACGCCGCCCGCATCGACGCGCTGCTCGCCATCATGACCACGCTCGACGACACATGCCTGCTGCATCGCGCCGGCATGCCGGCGCTCGTCGCGGCCAAGCGCGGCGCGCGCGCGGTGCTCGATGCGGGCGGCAGCGCGAGTCTGCCCGGCCGCGCGGCGCTTTATCGGCTCGAACGCGAGCTGACCGCAATGAATGCTTCGCCGGGCGGCGCGGCCGATCTGCTCGCCGCAACGCTCTTCATCGACAAGCTGGTGCGCTACGGCACCGGCGGGAGACGAACCGCATGGAACATCTGA
- a CDS encoding malonate decarboxylase subunit delta, with protein sequence MEHLTFDYSAKRAVRARAHVGVVGSGDLEILLSPSDTMQARVTVTTSVDGYGHIWKHVLDRFFSHYDGAATIEINDFGATPGVVALRLAEAVEAAEGAQASGGALQGETP encoded by the coding sequence ATGGAACATCTGACCTTCGACTATTCGGCCAAACGCGCGGTCAGGGCACGCGCGCACGTCGGCGTGGTCGGCTCGGGCGATCTCGAGATCCTGCTCTCGCCGAGCGACACGATGCAGGCCCGCGTGACCGTGACCACGAGCGTCGACGGATACGGGCACATCTGGAAGCACGTTCTCGATCGCTTCTTCTCGCACTACGACGGCGCGGCAACGATCGAAATCAACGATTTCGGCGCGACGCCCGGCGTGGTCGCCCTGAGGCTCGCCGAAGCCGTGGAGGCAGCCGAAGGCGCGCAGGCTTCGGGCGGCGCGTTGCAAGGAGAAACACCATGA
- a CDS encoding biotin-independent malonate decarboxylase subunit beta → MTDRFDPAPFNSRESFIELTARERARALLDPGTFRELVGPFDRIMSPWLPLQGIVCQADDGAVIARGTIDGEPAVVAAIESAFQGGSIGEVSGSKIAAALELALRDCERGRPVRPVIVFETGGVRLQEANLGLAVIAEIQSAIVALRKHVPVVGVIAGMVGCFGGMSLAAALCTRLVMTRQGRLGMNGPEVIEQEAGIEELDASDRRRIWQLIGGAQRVATGFADALVEDDASAVATAGHVAFAQGVPAQHRSEAVDAYLSHLAQVDPSSITPESMRAIFEARAMPQAAQHEPDTEECR, encoded by the coding sequence ATGACCGACCGGTTCGACCCCGCGCCTTTCAACTCGCGCGAGAGCTTCATCGAACTCACGGCCCGCGAACGGGCGCGCGCCCTGCTCGACCCCGGCACGTTCCGCGAGCTGGTCGGTCCCTTCGATCGCATCATGTCTCCGTGGCTGCCGCTGCAAGGCATCGTCTGCCAGGCCGATGACGGTGCGGTCATCGCACGCGGCACGATCGACGGCGAGCCCGCCGTCGTCGCCGCGATCGAATCGGCGTTCCAGGGCGGCAGCATCGGCGAAGTGTCGGGCAGCAAGATCGCAGCCGCCCTCGAGCTGGCCCTGCGCGACTGCGAACGCGGCAGGCCCGTGCGCCCGGTCATCGTCTTCGAAACGGGCGGCGTCCGGCTGCAGGAGGCGAATCTGGGCCTCGCGGTCATCGCCGAAATCCAATCGGCCATCGTGGCGCTGCGCAAGCACGTGCCGGTCGTCGGCGTCATTGCGGGCATGGTCGGCTGCTTCGGCGGCATGTCGCTGGCGGCCGCGCTCTGCACGCGCCTCGTCATGACGCGCCAAGGTCGGCTCGGCATGAACGGGCCCGAGGTCATCGAACAGGAAGCGGGCATCGAGGAGCTCGACGCGAGCGACCGCCGGCGCATATGGCAGTTGATCGGCGGCGCACAGCGTGTCGCTACGGGATTCGCCGATGCCCTCGTCGAAGACGACGCGAGCGCCGTCGCCACGGCCGGGCACGTTGCATTCGCGCAAGGCGTACCGGCTCAGCACCGCAGCGAAGCCGTCGACGCCTATCTGTCGCATCTGGCCCAGGTCGATCCGAGCAGCATCACGCCTGAATCGATGCGCGCGATCTTCGAGGCCCGCGCCATGCCGCAGGCCGCTCAACACGAACCGGATACCGAGGAGTGCCGATGA
- the mdcE gene encoding biotin-independent malonate decarboxylase subunit gamma, with protein MNDADLTRGARWLRALAGPSLTPAPVLSADAALGDTQARFIAVVPDAANRFVRARENVVGLEQGWLLAKAVREAMDADDGAQRRRPIVAIVDVKSQAYGYREEMLGVHLACAAAVDAYAAARQAGHPVVALIVGPAMSGAFLAHGYQANRILALDAPGTMVHAMGKDAAARVTRRSVEALDALGEKVTPMAYSMSAFARLGLLDRLIEGIDADAPDDEQIERVRGLLAEAVAGIRQAPRDLSSHRLASDAAKRTRAASIEVRRRLAEQWDAA; from the coding sequence ATGAACGACGCAGACCTTACCCGCGGCGCGCGCTGGCTGCGTGCGCTCGCCGGCCCATCGCTCACACCCGCCCCCGTGCTCAGCGCCGATGCCGCGCTCGGCGATACGCAGGCTCGCTTCATCGCCGTCGTGCCCGATGCCGCGAACCGCTTCGTGCGTGCGCGCGAAAACGTCGTGGGCCTGGAGCAAGGCTGGCTGCTCGCCAAAGCCGTGCGCGAGGCAATGGATGCGGATGATGGCGCGCAACGGCGGCGCCCCATCGTCGCCATCGTCGACGTCAAGAGCCAGGCATACGGTTATCGCGAGGAGATGCTCGGCGTTCACCTCGCCTGCGCCGCCGCGGTCGACGCCTATGCCGCGGCGCGGCAGGCCGGCCACCCTGTCGTCGCGCTCATCGTGGGCCCGGCCATGTCGGGCGCATTCCTCGCACATGGCTATCAGGCAAACCGGATACTCGCGCTCGACGCGCCCGGCACGATGGTCCACGCAATGGGCAAGGACGCCGCCGCGCGCGTCACGCGGCGCTCCGTCGAGGCCCTCGATGCGCTAGGCGAGAAAGTAACGCCGATGGCGTACTCGATGTCTGCGTTCGCACGGCTCGGGCTGCTCGATCGTCTCATCGAAGGCATCGATGCGGACGCGCCGGACGACGAGCAGATCGAACGCGTGCGCGGGCTGCTCGCCGAAGCCGTGGCGGGCATACGTCAGGCGCCGCGCGATCTCTCCTCGCATCGCCTCGCCTCGGATGCCGCGAAGCGCACGCGCGCGGCATCGATCGAAGTGCGGCGCCGGCTCGCCGAGCAATGGGATGCTGCTTGA